A part of Capsicum annuum cultivar UCD-10X-F1 chromosome 6, UCD10Xv1.1, whole genome shotgun sequence genomic DNA contains:
- the LOC107872945 gene encoding O-fucosyltransferase 29 isoform X2 has product MYSTSYYGCSERGPRFASAVNVRSSNGYLLIETSGGLNQQRTGITDAVVVARILNATLVVPELDHHSFWKDDSDFFNIFDVKWFISYLGKDVPVVKRVPEKVMRSMGKPPYTMRVPRKSEPEYYLDQVLPVLLKRRVLQLTKFDFRLANDLDEELQKLRCRVNYHALRFTKPIRNFGQKLVVRIRKMARRFIAVHLRFEPDMLAFSGCYYGGGDKERYELGEIRKRWDTLPELNPDEERMQGRCPLTPHEVGLMLRALGFKNDTYLYVASGEVHGGEKTLHPLKELFPNFYTKKTLAGDELKPFLPYSSRLAAIDYIVCDESDVFVTNNNGNMAKILAGSRRYMGNKRTIRPNAKRLSALFMARNKMDWDTFSRKVKSCQSGFMGEPEEMRPGRGEFHEFPSSCICKTQFNHSNLIDKYNNHTSLVNPSHLDSRYRYIHNSSDLNDKSFQKLY; this is encoded by the exons atgtattcaacTTCTTATTATGGATGCAGTGAGAGAGGCCCTCGTTTTGCTT CTGCTGTAAATGTGCGATCTTCAAATGGATATCTACTTATTGAAACTAGCGGAGGACTCAATCAACAAAGAACTGGC ATAACTGATGCTGTAGTTGTTGCACGGATTCTTAATGCCACTTTAGTTGTACCTGAGTTGGATCATCATTCATTTTGGAAGGATGATAG TGATTTTTTCAACAtctttgatgttaaatggttcaTCTCTTACCTTGGGAAGGATGTCCCTGTTGTTAAAAGAGTTCCAGAGAAGGTCATGAGGTCAATGGGGAAACCTCCATATACCATGCGTGTTCCTAGAAAATCAGAGCCTGAATATTACTTGGACCAAGTATTGCCAGTACTCTTAAAGAGACGt GTTCTTCAGTTGACAAAATTTGATTTTCGGCTTGCTAATGACCTTGATGAAGAGCTTCAAAAATTGCGTTGCCGTGTGAATTATCATGCCTTAAGATTCACTAAACCCATAAGGAATTTTGGTCAGAAACTTGTAGTGCGTATACGAAAGATGGCAAGACGTTTCATTGCAGTTCATTTGAG GTTTGAACCTGATATGCTGGCATTTTCTGGGTGCTACTACGGCGGGGGTGATAAGGAAAGATATGAACTGGGTGAGATAAGAAAAAGATGGGATACTTTACCT GAGCTGAACCCTGATGAAGAGCGAATGCAAGGAAGATGCCCCTTAACACCCCATGAAGTTGGGCTTATGCTGCGGGCGCTTGGCTTCAAAAACGACACATACCTTTATGTTGCATCTGGTGAAGTACATGGTGGAGAAAAAACTCTGCACCCTCTAAAAGAGCTGTTTCCAAACTTCTACACAAAAAAGACACTTGCTGGTGATGAGCTGAAACCTTTTCTTCCCTACTCTTCTCGTCTTGCAGCAATTGACTACATTGTATGTGATGAAAGTGATGTCTTTGTCACCAATAATAATGGGAACATGGCCAAGATCCTTGCTGGTAGTAG GAGGTACATGGGGAACAAGAGGACCATCAGACCAAATGCCAAAAGACTCAGTGCTTTGTTCATGGCTCGAAATAAGATGGACTGGGACACATTCTCTAGAAAGGTGAAATCATGTCAAAGCGGATTCATGGGAGAACCCGAGGAAATGAGACCAGGGCGTGGGGAGTTTCATGAATTTCCATCCTCGTGTATCTGTAAGACACAATTCAATCATTCAAATTTGATAGACAAATACAACAATCATACTTCCCTTGTGAATCCAAGTCACCTGGATTCAAGATATAGGTATATACACAATAGCAGTGACCTTAACGACAAGAGCTTTCAGAAACTGTATTAG